One genomic region from Deltaproteobacteria bacterium encodes:
- a CDS encoding sulfite exporter TauE/SafE family protein — MVNIWLYIMLGFAAGALSGLIGIGGGVIIVPALVFLFGLSQHQAQGTTLALMIPPIGILAAWAYYRQGFVDMRIAVLICAGFVVGSFLGAKLATELSSTVLEKVFGVALLFISLKMIFTR; from the coding sequence ATGGTCAACATATGGCTTTACATAATGCTGGGATTCGCCGCCGGCGCCCTGAGCGGTCTGATCGGTATCGGCGGTGGCGTGATCATCGTGCCGGCGCTGGTATTTCTTTTCGGACTTTCCCAGCACCAGGCACAGGGCACGACCCTGGCGCTGATGATCCCCCCCATCGGCATTCTTGCCGCCTGGGCATACTATCGCCAAGGATTCGTGGACATGAGGATCGCGGTATTGATCTGTGCCGGTTTTGTGGTGGGCAGCTTTCTCGGTGCAAAACTGGCAACGGAACTTTCCAGCACGGTACTGGAAAAGGTGTTCGGCGTGGCCCTTTTGTTCATTTCCCTCAAAATGATCTTTACGAGATAA